ttcattagttttaattttgttgtgaatttttgttttcaaattcagttagttttagttagtttttagagcgagtttgctagttttagtttagtttttagaaaatgcttagttttagtttagtttttattagttttagtttttttgtcctttggtttatccatcttagccccaataaggttatttactcttacagttctgggtgttctgtattttggttctagtgtaaacatcccagtctcagtaaacatattcaccatgtgttgcatgttcaaatagaaacactgaattatgaatgaaaaaagttgacaaaaacgaaaactaaggacattttcaccataattttagttagttgtcgttagttttgtaaccacaaaatacagtttcagttagttatcgttttttaaaaaactagtttttatttttatctcagttaacgaaaatgttttttcaattttagttttcgttattttgttagttttcgttaactataataaccttgctgcaaACATTCCTTACATTATGAAGCTTATAGTGGTCAGGTTTTGATGAGACTAGTGTTGATTTAACTGTTTGATACTTTTGGAGGATTGGTTGCACTGTTCAGCAAAGTACAGGTACATGTGGAAAAGTTACAATatcatgaaatgtttttaatattttttgtcaattacttcagaaagtgaaactcgtatattatatagattcattacacagagtgaaatatttcaagcctgtatttcttagTATTTtcatgattctggcttagagataaagaaaacacaaaactcaagTGTCTCAGAAagttagaatattacataagttcaattaaaaaaaggatattttaaactcaaatgtcatgcttctgaaaagtattttaatttctatacactcagtacttggttgggctccttttacatgaattactgcattaatacagcgtggcatggaggagatcaatctgaactttttcacaatattctaattttctgagacactgagttttgtgttttcattatctctaagccagaatcatcaaaattacaagaaaaacagcttgaaatatttcactctacgcctaacgaatctatataatgtatgagtttcactgtctgaaataattgacaaaaaatattgaactttttcatgatattctaattttttgagatgtacctgtattactgttattacaaagaaaattgctcctgatgtgtgcaatgtgtgtgtttttaaacgTTTAACCTTCCTAATGAGCCAAGGAGGGTAAAAACAGGAGAAGTCACCGGGTGAAATGGCGtaatatcataataatactGTGTTCAACACATGCACAGTAAAATATGGtctgtaccaaggttattatagttaacgaaaactaacgaaataacgaaaactagaattgaaaaaacattttcgttaactgaaataaaaataaaaactagagtttttaaaaaaacgataactaactgaaactgtattgtgtggttacaaaactaactaaaataataaacaaacatgaatatgtttactgagactgggatgtttacactagaaccaaaattcaaaacagttaataaccttattggggctaagatggataaaccaaaggaaataaaggcaaaatttattatgacctctttgaatctggcacccgacacatagcccattacaaaaaaactaaaactaacactaaaactaataaaaactaaactaaaactaagcatttccaaaaaataaaaactaaactaaaactagaaaactcactctaaaaactaactaaaactaattgaatttgaaaacaaaaattcacaacgaaattaaaactaaaactaatgaaaaatccaaaactattataaccttggtctgtacCTGACAAAAGGCTCAATGGTAGCACACGATCATAGAATAGCTTGGTTTACTTCTAGCATGTCTGCAATAATTCTCCAACATCCAGCGACAGTTGCACTTTGCATTTTACCCTCCTTTCCTCCGGGGGAAGCATGGCATTTTCAAATATCTGCTTTGAAAAAACTccttaaacaaacaaacttacttgacattgggacactcATCACACACCATCTCCTGCGTCATCTGGAAGCGTCCCGGTCCGAGCTGCGTCGTCCTCATCTCCTGTCTGCAGTTACACTTCCTCTTGCCAGGAGCTTCCTTAGCCACAGGCTTGTTACGTATAACCTGCGCAACGAAAACAAGAACATTCAGTCAATCAGATGATGAATCAGTGCATGTTGCAGTGTGACAGCTGCAAGATTCAGTCTGAGTTTGTTAATCAAACACAAAGGTtgtttagagcagtagttctcaacctttttgagttgcgacccccaatttaacatgcatgttgtccgcgacccccgctcactgaacacacagttcagatcacccaaaaaagaaacaaaatgacctaaataaggaaacaaaatgaccaaaaaagacacaaattgaccacaaaatgatcaaaaaagacacaaaatgaccaaaaaagacacaaaatgactaaaaaaagacacaaaatgactaaaaaaaagacacaatatgaccaaaaaagaaacaaaatgaccaaaaaaagacacaatatgactaaaaaaaagacacaatatgaccaaaaatgaaacaaaattaccaaaaaaagacacaaaatgaccaaaaaaagacacaaaatgaccaaaaaagaaacaaaattaccaaaaaaagaaacaaaatgataaaaaaaggcacaaaatgacaaaaaaaacacacaaaaaagacaaaaaaaaagactaaaacacatgaacactttaacacagtggagacagagctgacttccagaatgatttggcgacccccagaaatcatctcgcgaccccaattggggtcctgaccccaaggttgagaatagctggtttagtgAACAAGATTTCCTTCTCACCTCCACAAAATTCCCAGAGTACACCTCTTCAAGTGTGACCTCCAGGTCTAGTATGATGTCATTTCCTCTGGGGATGTTCCTGTCCTGCTGCTGTCGGTTTCCTCCAAACATGAAGCCAAAATCTCCaaagaagctgcaggaggaagaGACAAGAACACAGTTTATtctgtcatttcatttttatctatctatctaataatTAGGGCAgcataatttgcaaaaaaatctgGAACTGCAATTATATTTGACTGATATTTTTGGCATGATATTGGAGGgaatgacaattttttttttttgcattattctcattttcaagagaaaaaaaaatctcattttcaagaaaaaaatatacaacagAGTCAGGATGAccatttatatttcataatcCACACAATCTCTGCAGTTTTGTATGACctattttttcagtaaaaaaaaacccaaacaatttAGCTCCAGTGTAAACTGTTCAGTGGATTATCCAGATTAACTATGAGGTCGTTTCTGGAAAAACATATTGCTGCTGAATAATTCAATGCTGTGAGCACAACAAACAAGAAAGTGTGGGAAAATGTGTACTAGGAACAAGTCAGAAATCCTTTTTATCTTTTGACATTAAATTGGCTTTTTGCTGCATACAATAAGATCTCCTTGGTCTGAATAAAAACCCAGCTGAGCTCATGAAACCCACCTGGAGAAGATGTCGTTGTGAGAGCTGTGGTGACCTTCTTTAAGTCCGTCTTCTCCGTACGCGTCATACTGTTTCCTTTTCTCCTCGTCTGAGAGCACCTACAGATACACAAGCTGTCAGTCACAGAACAAACAACTCTACactgtttttattcacatttcatAAAGTATGTGGAACCATAATATCATCCTATACATTACAGAACAAAACCTCAAACAGCATCAACACCTTCACGGAACTTGTTTCTTAGAATATTTACAAAAGCAGTATTATTGTTTGCACACTGAGCTCAAAGATGATAAGAGAGCTATATTTATCCTGCCAAGGGTTGTGCAGCTTCTGCAGTACAAGGCAAGAAAGGGTGAAAATATAAAGAGTAAGACTGCTAGACTTTTGGAAAAATCATCATTGTGATCtaaatattaatcaaaataatCACGTTATGCAACACGATTACTCGTTGACTTGTCTGTCGTGGATTTTCTTGAATTTATAAATTTAATtccactgaaaaacaaataaaaaaacaaatgtaaaaaaaacgagataaataaatatacaaaaatatatactaatataattaaaatataattaaaatattttaatataatttaatataattaaaactTTAGTACcggttaaaacattttttttttttttcggttaaaaaaaaatattttggttgcgtggctttattttaatttatgttttattatgtttcattaggatatttagaaatgtttttcGACATCCCAATTCCAATGTCTGAATAttcttgaaaaataaattaagtatgCTGCAATAtcatactattttattttatcattaactCAGTGGcataaaaaagtcttaaaattaCTTACATGccatttattgcaattatttctGGCACAATAATATGTCATCCAACAACAGCAGTTATTGTGATAGGcctgaataaaaatatacaggtgcatctcaataaattaggatatcatagaaaagtcaatttctagtagttcaagtcaaacagccccaaccaagtattgattcatacagatggacatactttgCAGAGAccaacatactttttaaaattggtcttttgtattatatatatatatatatatatatatatatatatatatatatattttttttttttttttttgagacactgaattttaggtcttcattaaatgtaagccataatcattctaattagaagaaattaaataaattaagacatgaaatgtttcattctgtgtgtaatggatctatgcgtgttatttctactttttgaatttaattactgacataaataaacttttctatgatattctaatttattgagatgcacctgtaaataacCAGATATCCCTTATTGATTCCACTCCTTGTTTATCAAACCACACTATGAATAAGGGTTATTTTTAACAGCAATGAGAGACTTTGATATGAAAACACCTGCAGACCTTATCTGACTCCGCTCCTTTTTATCCACGTCGGGCTTTACTGACTGCCAGCTGTGCTGCcgagcagccaatcagaagcagCCACACGGTCTAGTCGACCAATCACAGCGAGCCTTCAGTTTCCAACAACAACCAAATAGCTAACGTACAAAAGACTTTTGTGTTTGTGCCTCAGGCTCTTCCGCACAGTGTCTCAAATTTTCAGACAAAATAAAGACTCCACATACACAGTTACACATACATTCACCCATTTGTGTGTCAATAAGTTGGCTATAGCCTCTTCAGCGATCAATAGCAttataaacacaacaataacTGCATGCACCCACCTCATAAGCTGCTCCTAAGTCTGCAAATTTGTCCTGAGCTTTCGGGTCGTCTTGATTTCTGTCGGGGTGTAACTGCAGAGCCAGCTTTCTGTAGGCCTTCTTGATGTCCCTGATTGATGCAGTCTTGCTCACCCCCAGGATCTTATAGAAATCTCGCCTACAAGTGAGAAAAACAAGGGTAACAAAGACTATGAGCttcagaaaaagagagacagagaaagctaaatgtaaaagaaaagaaagcctGCAGTGAGAGAACACTGTTGGGGTGATTTATTTTGATTACAGCCAACTAGCCAACtttcactgtacaataacaaataataacctggttcacactgtacaataacaaataataacctggttcattacatactgtctatgcactttatgtgttttttatgcacactgttcattgcaccttatttgtttcatagcaccaacatttttatactgtatattcatatttattctgcactggaattctattccactccttaatacatagtccttctttagacactttatttttattgtatttttatattttattgcttgaagtatgcctaggttgttctttctatttaattgtgttgttattgtctctgtgtgtaatgctgctgctacactgtaatttcccagcttgggataaataaagtatatctatctatctatctatctatctatccatctatccatctatccatctatctatctagctatctatctagctaGCTAGGGAAGCAAGGAAGCCGGTGTAGCTTCATTGCTATGAAAGTTAGCtccaagctaagctaactaagcTAGCTCTTCATTCAAAACATAGCCGCTCCAGCTCCTGGTTTCTAAACATTATCAGATAGCtagataacattaaaaaaaacacgacAGTTATTATCAGGTGAGCTGGGTGTAGCAGGTAGCTTCAGTAATTCCACACATGTAgctgtggtggtggtgtggaCCAATCACAGTGGAACATGTGTCCCACCTGGAGATGCTGCTCCACCAGCTACTCACCCCGCCAGCACCGCCGTCACCACGTAGAGGAGCAGGCAGCACACATGGCAGAGGTTCATCCCTTTGGTCGCCATAGATCCcgtgtttttaaaaagaaaataagggaAGCAGCAAAAAGAAAGAGCCGGCTTTTGAAGGTTGGATCCCGGCTACCAGTCACAAGCGTCTTCCTCCTGTCAGACAGAGCCAGCcacaagccccgccccctcagccacaagccccgccccctcttaAAGAGACATCCCGCTTTAAACACAGCACAGATTCTTCAAGGTGCagaaatatagatagatagatagatagatagatagatagatagatagatagatagatagatagatagataaatagatagatagatagatagatagatagatagatggatagatagatagatagatagatagatagatagatagatagatagatagatagatagatagatagatagataaattctttaaatgcaacacttttttttgttgtcaaggGAAAGAAAATGAAGCAGCAACTATTTCAATAATGGatcaattgttttgtttttgttttcattgaaaaatgcCAAAGATTCTCTGGTTGCAGCTTTTTAAACATAATAACAGAAAATCTAACATTTAAATTTTAGACTTTTGGTCGTAGAAaaaacagatagatagatagatagatagatagatagatagatagatggatagatggatagatagatagatagatagatagatagatagatagatagatagatagacagatagatagatagatagatagatagatgtactttatttatcccaagctgggaaattacagtgtagcagcagcattacacacagagacaataacaacacaattaaataaaaagaacaacctaggcatacttcaagcaataaaatataaaaatacaataaaatacaataaaaaataaagtgtgtaaagaaggagtatgtattaaggagtagaatagaattccagtgcagaataaatatgaatatacagtataaaaatgttggtgctatgaaacaaataaggtgcaccTACATATACACcatacaatatacaatatacacctacagcagggatgggcagcttaaatgctggaggAACCCTTTATCATTTGCCGgcttttattgagaattggcGGTGGTGAACAGTCgatatttagggggagatagcaggtcaacaatagataagataatactttatttatccctgatagatacagtacaggccaaacgtttggacacacaccttctcattcaatgagtttttctttatttccatgactatttacattgtagattctcactgaaggcatcaaaactatgaatgaacacatatggaattatttacttgaaaaaaaaaaagtgaaataactgaaaacatgtcttgtattttagattcctcaaagtaaccaccctttgcttactagaatataagacatgttttcagttatttcacacctttttgttaagtacataattccacatgtgttcattcatagttttgatgaatttacaatgtaaatagtcatgaaaataaaggaaacgcattgaatgagaaggtgtgtccaaacttttggcctgtactgtatgcaggtgcatctcaataagttagaatatgatgtaaaagtcaatttccagtagttcaagtcaaatagccccaaccaagtattgagtcatatagatggacatacttttcagaggccaacatttccatattaaccctttgatgcacaacatataaacaccttctaatgcgcaacatgggtcaaaatttcccatgttatttcatgctggctgtgtgtttgaatattgtttttcattattattaaaacagatCATCATAtctatttttcctttcatactttatggagaaaaatagttttttttattattacatcaagttcacaaaacaaaagaacaaaacctCAAACcctattgtatttattcatgtgacATTTACATATATTACTATACGTAATGCatttctggttagatgctaaactgcattttgttgtaTAAGTACctttactctgttcaatgacaataaagttgaatcttatctaatctaatatttacacacatgggtggtcaaaatgaccttgtgcattagatacaaaaagggtttttattcaaaaactaagaaattaaaacaaaaaattaggatgtatgatgatcaaaaaacaagttaattgaggaaaacctggaatactggatgatgaaattcatttattgcaaagatatagaatataaaaacttgttgtgcatcaaagggttaaacatactttttaaaaatggtcttttgtaatattacattttttgagacacctgaattttaggtcttcattaaatgtaagccataatcattataattagaagaaattaaataaattgagacatgaaatgttaaatggatctatataatgtgttatttccactttttgaattgaattgctgacataaataaacttttctatgatattctaatttattgagatgcacctgtataaaaataaaagaataagaCATTATATACGTGCATGcataaatatacaaacattgTATGTATATGTTGAGTCTGtctatacagtaaatattgttccttattttatatttcgCATTGTTCCAATTTTTAATACTTCTTtttgcgcgcgcacacacacacacacacacacatacacacacacatatgtatgtatattttacatttcttcttGCCATACATTTCTTTTTGATATTGCTTCtctctatttattgttatttaattgatgcttctttctatttttgctgctgcaacactggaCATttcccgttgtgggactaataaagaaatattataTCTTGTCTTGTATctgacacattatatacataaagtacttacatggctgctatcgaacattattgttaatattgcaaatatgttttttttcccccctgagcGTATTTTGTATTGGACAGGTATTGCACACTGGAGAAAATAAATTgtggcatgttaaataggttgttgtatGTCGTTGTAGTAATTGATGCCACATTGAAGTGGTCTACATCATTTGAAAGGTGTAAGCTaaaaactgcatgggattatcatggaaattgaaaatgggCATGCTCAGCCTCAGCTTTCCAATTTATgcaactcacagactgtttagggaccccagtatgcagaaataatcAAATACAGTTGGCAAAAAATGGGTCAAGAGGGTCGATTTCCAAAAAATGATATGTGGACTAACATAATCACACCTACTAAAATTGGGATCAACCCACAGGAGTCTCCACTTTCATACCCAACTCAtgcaatgtatttatttaatttatgcaaaCTGTTTCAGGACgccagtatgcacaaatattcaagtAGACAAAAAcagtgcatgagaaaaactatgtgatttttgtcttaaaatgcatttaatcATCATAAATCAGGCATGTATATAATAGGAAAACATGCAACTGGTGAGTGTAACTGTGGGGAGAGGGAGACGGTAGAATATGTGGTAACAGTGTGTCCTGAGTATGAAAGggaattatatatattacatatatatgtatatatacatatatatgcatatatatacatatatatatatgcatatatatacatatatatgtatatatacatatatatatacatatatgtatatatatatgtatatatatatgtatatatatatatatatatatatatatatatatatatatatatatatatatatatatatatatatatatatatatattagaaggGGGAAAATCTAGAGAAGGGAGGAAAATCCTTCTGAGATTTCTTTCCACAACTGGACTAATTCAAAGAATATAACAGAAGGAAAGTATGAAATAAGCTAAGCCCAGCAGATGGCGGTAAATGCAACGAAAATGATGCCAACTGCCAATAAAAaccgaagaagaagaataattaAATCAGGCATGTGCATGTGCACCTTCGAGATGCGCGCAGCAGTCAACTCAGGTTGAAAGCGCGCCCCCGCGAATTGCGCGCAACAGATGTCAGCTAAAAGAGGAGGGCGCCAAATAGGAAGAAGAACAGATGTGTTTATGTGACTCTAACCACAACAAACCGCAAGAAACGGACCGGACCCGCTCTCCTCTTTATTCTTCACTTATGAGTGACCCATCGGGACGGAGCACCGCGGGGTCTGGACCAAGACAAAGCCGAAAAGTAAGAGCAAAAAGCGGTTGTCTCCGGTCTTCTTCTCCGGATGGTTAGCATCGCTCGCTAACGGTAGCCAGCAAGTTAGCAGGCGAGCCTCAGTTTGATGACGTAAACTCTGACATCACTCATTCCTTCAGTGGAGAATCTGACTTTAATATGTCGCCACAGTAAGAAGAAGTGTGTtaagtgtgtatttgtttgcTGTCTGACCAGCTGGATTAGATTTAACTGGTGTGATGATGCGGACAGGTGAGTGTTTATGacagcagcagcctgcaggttGTTATGGGAGCATCAAGGTGTcaagagcagctgttctcaaccttggggtcgggaccccaattggggtcgcgagatgatttctgggggtcgccaaatcattttggaagtcagctctgtctccactgtgttaaagtgttcatgtgttttagtctttttggtcacttaatgtctttttttgttcattttgtgtctttttaggtcattttatgtctttttttgataattttgtggtcaatttgtgtctttttttgtcattttgtgtctttttttggtcaatttgtgtctttttttgtcattttgtgtctttttttttagtcattttgtgtcttttttggtccttttgtgtcttttttggtcattttgtttcctttttttggtcctgttgtgtcttttttatagtcattttgtgtcttttttttggtcattttgtgtctttttttggtcattttgtttccttttttggtcattctgtgtcttttttggtcattttgagtctttttttggtcattttgtggttaatttgtgtcttttttggtaattttgtttcttttttttgttgatctgaactgtgcgtgtgagattgtgttcagtgagtgggggtcgtggacaacatgcatgttaaattgggggtcgcgactcaaaaaggttgagaactactggtcaaGAGGACCTGAGAGGAGACATTTACCTTAGGAAGAGTCCTTTAATCCTCCCGACCTCAAACAGTTTCAGGGGGTTTTCTCCAGTCGCCTTGTgcttcactgcaatatataatatctataagttctgcagctctatTGAATCGGCATATGTATggcttgaatttctttgataaatggatatacactaccggtcaaaagttttagaacacaccaatttttccatttttttaaattgaaattcaagcagttcaggtcaaatgaacagcttgaaagggtacaaaggtaagtggtgaactgccagaggtaaataaa
This sequence is a window from Centropristis striata isolate RG_2023a ecotype Rhode Island chromosome 10, C.striata_1.0, whole genome shotgun sequence. Protein-coding genes within it:
- the dnajb11 gene encoding dnaJ homolog subfamily B member 11, with protein sequence MATKGMNLCHVCCLLLYVVTAVLAGRDFYKILGVSKTASIRDIKKAYRKLALQLHPDRNQDDPKAQDKFADLGAAYEVLSDEEKRKQYDAYGEDGLKEGHHSSHNDIFSSFFGDFGFMFGGNRQQQDRNIPRGNDIILDLEVTLEEVYSGNFVEVIRNKPVAKEAPGKRKCNCRQEMRTTQLGPGRFQMTQEMVCDECPNVKLVNEERTLEVEIEQGVRDEMEYPFIGEGEPHIDGEPGDLRFRIKVLKHPVFERRGDDLYTNVTISLVEALVGFEMDIVHLDGHKVHIVRDKITKPGARMWKKGEGLPNFDNINIRGSLIITFDVEFPQTQLDDQQKDGIRSLLKQGSVQKVYNGLQGY